Proteins encoded together in one Hevea brasiliensis isolate MT/VB/25A 57/8 chromosome 16, ASM3005281v1, whole genome shotgun sequence window:
- the LOC131174624 gene encoding uncharacterized protein LOC131174624, with amino-acid sequence MALGAMLAQEVENLERAIYYISKKLLANEENYSLIERTCLAVVWATKKLRHYFQTHRVIVVSRMDPLKYLFEVPTLVGKLAKWLVLLSEFDIVYETRKTIKGGVVAKFLFENPVNEEERVETAFPDESLKLVEVQPWKSTNNIAEYEACICGLEALIAVGAKKVEVFGDAMLVVSHVKGEWELKEEKLRPYLEYAKKLLFSFEEVTMKHMPRAQNQMADALATLASLWEKGDQKLTQPIILIRSRIPCYEGLIIAHLDLEDEMKWYEDIRRYLEVREYPQSANSRDRATIHRLATQFTLVGGQLYKRFFEGLLLLCVTK; translated from the exons ATGGCCCTGGGGGCAATGTTGGCACAAGAAGTAGAGAATCTGGAGAGAGCCATCTATTACATTAGTAAGAAACTCCTTGCTAATGAGGAGAATTATTCACTAATAGAAAGAACCTGTCTAGCTGTAGTATGGGCAACTAAGAAGTTAAGGCATTACTTTCAGACCCACCGAGTTATTGTAGTATCCCGGATGGATCCTTTAAAATACCTATTTGAAGTACCGACGCTAGTTGGAAAATTGGCCAAATGGTTGGTCCTACTGTCTGAATTTGATATTGTGTATGAGACTCGAAAAACCATCAAAGGGGGTGTAGTGGCCAAATTTCTTTTTGAAAATCCAGTTAATGAAGAGGAAAGAGTCGAAACAGCCTTCCCGGATGAGAGTCTCAAGCTAGTAGAGGTCCAGCCATGGAAAT CCACTAATAATATTGCAGAATATGAGGCTTGCATTTGTGGCCTAGAGGCATTAATAGCTGTTGGGGCTAAAAAAGTGGAGGTGTTCGGAGATGCAATGCTAGTGGTTTCCCATGTTAAAGGTGAAtgggaattgaaagaagaaaagttgaggccATACTTGGAGTATGCTAAGAAACTATTATTTAGCTTTGAGGAAGTGACAATGAAGCACATGCCTAGAGCTCAGAACCAGATGGCTGATGCTCTAGCCACGCTGGCATCTTTATGGGAGAAGGGTGATCAGAAGCTAACCCAGCCAATTATCCTGATAAGGAGTAGAATCCCATGCTATGAAGGGTTAATAATAGCACATTTAGATCTAGAAGATGAGATGAAATGGTATGAGGACATAAGAAGATATTTAGAGGTAAGAGAATACCCACAGTCTGCCAATAGTagggatagagctacaattcatagattagccactcagttcACTTTGGTTGGGGGGCAACTCTACAAAAGGTTCTTCGAAGGACTATTGCTCTTGTGTGTGACAAAATAG
- the LOC110648593 gene encoding transcription factor bHLH81 isoform X2: protein MQPTPSDSSGGGAGGGGGGGGGELNRGGLARFRSAPATWLEALLEDEEEEELLKPNQTLTQLLASNTTSTRNSVPFGSSSSSVEPGNLFEPTGFKRQNSSPADIIGNSGLGSDGYFSSFGIPSNYEYISPSMDVSPSGKRAREVDLHHPSAKYPSLAKGEQSGQVPGGVSSLIEMDMEKLLEDSVPCRVRAKRGCATHPRSIAERVRRTRISDRIRKLQELVPNMDKLLKAQVH from the exons ATGCAACCGACACCTTCCGACTCTAGCGGCGgaggagctggtggtggtggtggtggcggtggtggtGAACTGAATCGAGGTGGGCTTGCCCGCTTTCGCTCAGCTCCTGCCACTTGGTTAGAAGCACTTCTTGAAGACGAAGAAGAGGAGGAACTATTGAAGCCCAACCAGACTTTGACTCAGCTACTCGCATCTAATACTACTTCAACTAGAAATTCAGTGCCTTTTGGTTCCTCTTCGTCTTCGGTTGAGCCTGGGAATTTGTTTGAACCGACTGGCTTTAAGAGGCAAAACAGCTCTCCCGCTGATATTATTGGTAACTCTGGCCTCGGGAGTGATGGGTACTTTTCTAGCTTTGGAATTCCTTCGAATTACGAGTACATATCGCCGAGTATGGATGTGTCTCCATCCGGTAAAAGGGCTAGAGAGGTCGACTTGCATCACCCTTCTGCTAAATATCCGTCTCTGGCG AAGGGAGAGCAAAGTGGACAGGTACCTGGTGGGGTCTCTAGCTTGATAGAGATGGACATGGAGAAGCTTTTGGAGGATTCAGTGCCTTGTAGGGTTCGTGCAAAGCGAGGCTGTGCCACACATCCTCGGAGTATTGCAGAGAGG GTTCGAAGAACTCGAATCAGTGACCGAATAAGGAAGCTGCAGGAACTAGTTCCGAACATGGATAAG TTATTAAAAGCGCAGGTGCACTAA
- the LOC110648593 gene encoding transcription factor bHLH81 isoform X1, whose protein sequence is MQPTPSDSSGGGAGGGGGGGGGELNRGGLARFRSAPATWLEALLEDEEEEELLKPNQTLTQLLASNTTSTRNSVPFGSSSSSVEPGNLFEPTGFKRQNSSPADIIGNSGLGSDGYFSSFGIPSNYEYISPSMDVSPSGKRAREVDLHHPSAKYPSLAKGEQSGQVPGGVSSLIEMDMEKLLEDSVPCRVRAKRGCATHPRSIAERVRRTRISDRIRKLQELVPNMDKQTNTADMLDEAVEYVKFLQRQIQELTEHQRKCTCIAKE, encoded by the exons ATGCAACCGACACCTTCCGACTCTAGCGGCGgaggagctggtggtggtggtggtggcggtggtggtGAACTGAATCGAGGTGGGCTTGCCCGCTTTCGCTCAGCTCCTGCCACTTGGTTAGAAGCACTTCTTGAAGACGAAGAAGAGGAGGAACTATTGAAGCCCAACCAGACTTTGACTCAGCTACTCGCATCTAATACTACTTCAACTAGAAATTCAGTGCCTTTTGGTTCCTCTTCGTCTTCGGTTGAGCCTGGGAATTTGTTTGAACCGACTGGCTTTAAGAGGCAAAACAGCTCTCCCGCTGATATTATTGGTAACTCTGGCCTCGGGAGTGATGGGTACTTTTCTAGCTTTGGAATTCCTTCGAATTACGAGTACATATCGCCGAGTATGGATGTGTCTCCATCCGGTAAAAGGGCTAGAGAGGTCGACTTGCATCACCCTTCTGCTAAATATCCGTCTCTGGCG AAGGGAGAGCAAAGTGGACAGGTACCTGGTGGGGTCTCTAGCTTGATAGAGATGGACATGGAGAAGCTTTTGGAGGATTCAGTGCCTTGTAGGGTTCGTGCAAAGCGAGGCTGTGCCACACATCCTCGGAGTATTGCAGAGAGG GTTCGAAGAACTCGAATCAGTGACCGAATAAGGAAGCTGCAGGAACTAGTTCCGAACATGGATAAG CAAACAAACACTGCAGATATGTTGGACGAGGCAGTAGAGTATGTTAAGTTTCTTCAAAGACAAATTCAG GAGCTTACGGAACATCAAAGGAAATGCACGTGCATTGCTAAAGAATAA
- the LOC110648594 gene encoding transcription factor bHLH79 has translation MDPPLINDTSSSAANISSYTLAEIWQFPAINGDAAVGGLGLRMGNLGGRSGERDGSVEESTVTEQSIGGGGGNGRKRRDLSSEDESSKMVSTTSSGNELNNSNGKRMKVSGSRNEHVNSNVEIEASSVAKDKPADQNSKPSELPKQDYIHVRARRGQATDSHSLAERARRAKISERMKILQDLVPGCNKVIGKALVLDEIINYILSLQQQVEFLSMKLEAVNSRMNMNPTIEGFHVKDLGAQPLDATGMMFGPQAARDYA, from the exons ATGGATCCTCCATTGATAAATGACACCTCCTCATCTGCAGCCAATATATCTTCTTACACTTTGGCGGAGATTTGGCAGTTTCCGGCTATTAATGGAGATGCGGCCGTTGGTGGGTTGGGACTCCGAATGGGGAATTTGGGTGGAAGGTCTGGGGAACGAGATGGGTCGGTGGAGGAATCGACGGTGACGGAGCAGAGTATTGGTGGAGGCGGTGGGAATGGAAGGAAGAGGAGAGATTTGAGCTCGGAGGATGAATCATCTAAGATGGTTTCGACTACAAGCAGTGGCAATGAATTG AATAATTCAAATGGTAAGCGGATGAAAGTATCAGGATCCAGAAATGAGCATGTTAATTCAAATGTTGAAATAGAAGCAAGTTCTGTTGCCAAGGACAAGCCGGCTGATCAAAACAGTAAACCATCTGAGCTGCCTAAGCAAGACTACATTCACGTGAGAGCAAGAAGGGGTCAAGCAACTGATAGCCACAGTCTAGCAGAGAGA GCTAGGAGAGCAAAGATAAGTGAGAGGATGAAGATACTCCAGGATTTGGTCCCTGGGTGTAATAAG GTTATTGGTAAAGCACTTGTTCTTGATGAGATAATCAACTACATCCTGTCATTGCAGCAGCAGGTTGAG TTCCTGTCAATGAAGCTAGAAGCAGTTAATTCAAGAATGAACATGAACCCCACAATTGAAGGTTTTCACGTAAAAGAT CTTGGCGCACAGCCGCTCGATGCTACCGGAATGATGTTTGGGCCTCAAGCAGCGAGAGATTATGCTTAA